A window from Armatimonadota bacterium encodes these proteins:
- a CDS encoding DUF370 domain-containing protein: MEPRLINIGFGNIVAANRVIAIVAPDSAPVKRIIQEARERGMLIDATYGRRTRAVVITDSGHVVLSAVQPETVAHRFAAREPEEESAE, encoded by the coding sequence ATGGAGCCACGGCTGATCAACATCGGGTTCGGCAACATCGTCGCCGCCAACCGGGTTATCGCCATCGTAGCCCCCGATTCCGCGCCGGTGAAACGCATCATCCAGGAGGCGCGGGAGCGGGGCATGCTCATCGACGCCACCTACGGGCGGCGCACCCGCGCCGTGGTCATCACGGACAGCGGGCACGTGGTCCTCTCCGCCGTGCAGCCGGAGACGGTGGCGCACCGCTTTGCGGCGCGCGAGCCGGAGGAGGAGTCGGCGGAGTGA
- a CDS encoding AAA family ATPase yields the protein MIVAIAGPIGVGKSTVARALAQRLGYRYLSAGEAFREMARQRGLSVLELNRLAEQDPTVDRDVDRMQAEMARAGRCVVESRLAGWMVPADLKVWLHADLPVRAARVAQREGIPVEAAERDLREREASEWQRYRTLYGVDITNLSIYHVVLDTGFWSAEDLVDVLALLAERMARPDRPVGAAESGGERR from the coding sequence GTGATTGTCGCCATCGCCGGGCCAATCGGGGTGGGCAAGAGCACGGTGGCGCGGGCCCTGGCGCAGCGGCTGGGCTACCGATATCTCTCGGCAGGCGAGGCCTTCCGGGAGATGGCGCGGCAGCGGGGCCTCTCGGTGCTGGAGCTGAACCGCCTGGCGGAGCAGGACCCCACCGTCGACCGGGACGTGGATCGGATGCAGGCGGAGATGGCCCGCGCTGGCCGCTGCGTCGTGGAGAGCCGGCTGGCCGGGTGGATGGTGCCGGCGGACCTGAAGGTCTGGCTGCACGCGGACCTCCCGGTGCGGGCGGCTCGGGTAGCGCAGCGGGAGGGCATTCCGGTGGAGGCGGCCGAGCGCGACCTGCGGGAACGGGAGGCCAGCGAGTGGCAGCGCTACCGCACGCTTTACGGCGTGGACATCACCAACCTCTCGATCTATCACGTGGTCCTGGACACAGGGTTCTGGTCGGCGGAGGACCTGGTGGACGTCCTGGCGCTGCTGGCGGAACGCATGGCCCGGCCGGACCGCCCCGTGGGCGCGGCGGAGTCGGGCGGGGAGCGGCGGTGA
- a CDS encoding flavoprotein, translating to MNQRGKAAGKVVLVGITGGIAAYKVGYVVSGLRQEGAEVHVLMTAAATQFVQPLTFRALSQQPVLTDLWAAENPWEEPHVTLGARADLFIIAPATAHTLAKLALGLADDLITATALATRAPLLIAPAMSDLMYAHPTVDEHLEKLRSRGAHIVGPEYGRLASGREGMGRMSEPETILREALRLLTGTS from the coding sequence GTGAACCAGCGGGGCAAGGCGGCGGGCAAGGTGGTGCTGGTGGGGATCACCGGCGGCATCGCCGCCTACAAGGTGGGGTACGTGGTCAGCGGCCTGCGCCAGGAGGGGGCGGAGGTGCACGTGCTGATGACCGCTGCGGCCACGCAGTTCGTCCAGCCCCTCACCTTCCGCGCGCTCTCCCAGCAGCCTGTGCTCACCGACCTATGGGCCGCGGAGAATCCCTGGGAGGAACCGCACGTGACGCTGGGCGCGCGAGCCGATCTCTTCATCATCGCCCCGGCGACGGCGCACACCCTGGCCAAGCTGGCCCTGGGCCTGGCCGACGACCTGATCACCGCCACCGCCCTGGCCACGCGCGCGCCGCTGCTGATTGCCCCGGCCATGAGCGACCTGATGTACGCCCACCCCACGGTGGACGAGCACCTGGAGAAATTGCGCAGCCGCGGGGCACACATCGTCGGGCCGGAGTACGGGCGGCTGGCCTCGGGCCGTGAGGGGATGGGCAGGATGTCCGAGCCGGAGACGATCCTGCGCGAGGCGCTGCGCCTGCTCACCGGCACCTCCTGA
- a CDS encoding YicC/YloC family endoribonuclease encodes MRSMTGFGAAVTDTPWGRISVEMRSLNHRFTEIQVRLPRELAALEDRVRGVVQRGIQRGRVEVTVSREAPGGRPRAVRADLALAREYLAATRQVKRALRLRGEVTLPHLLAFPEVVRLEEAREDVTALWPDLERVVAAALQELLRMRAEEGARLAADAVARLDRVQALVEQVAQRAQVAVAEYAGRLRQRLTELLGEVPLDEGRLAAELALLAERSDITEEVTRLRSHLAHYREAMAGEGAVGRKLEFLLQEMGRETNTIGAKANDLEISRSVIAIKGELESLREQVQNVE; translated from the coding sequence ATGCGTTCGATGACCGGATTCGGCGCGGCGGTCACGGACACGCCCTGGGGGCGGATCAGCGTGGAGATGCGGTCGCTGAACCACCGCTTCACGGAGATCCAGGTGCGGCTGCCCCGGGAGCTGGCGGCGCTGGAGGATCGCGTCCGCGGGGTGGTGCAGCGCGGGATCCAGCGGGGGCGCGTGGAGGTCACCGTGTCGCGGGAGGCCCCGGGTGGCCGTCCCCGGGCGGTGCGCGCCGATCTGGCCCTGGCCCGGGAGTACCTGGCGGCGACGCGCCAGGTGAAGCGGGCGCTGCGCCTGCGCGGCGAGGTGACGCTGCCCCACCTCCTGGCCTTCCCCGAAGTGGTCCGGCTGGAGGAGGCGCGGGAGGATGTCACTGCGCTGTGGCCCGACCTGGAGCGGGTGGTCGCCGCGGCGCTGCAGGAGCTGCTGCGCATGCGGGCGGAGGAGGGCGCCCGGCTGGCCGCCGACGCTGTGGCACGGCTGGATCGGGTGCAGGCGCTGGTGGAGCAGGTGGCGCAGCGGGCGCAGGTGGCGGTGGCCGAGTACGCGGGACGCCTGCGGCAGCGCCTGACGGAGCTGCTGGGTGAGGTGCCGCTGGATGAGGGGCGGCTGGCGGCGGAGCTGGCGCTCCTCGCCGAGCGCAGCGACATCACCGAGGAGGTGACGCGGCTGCGCAGCCACCTGGCGCACTACCGTGAGGCGATGGCGGGGGAAGGCGCGGTGGGACGGAAGCTCGAATTCCTTCTGCAGGAGATGGGACGGGAGACCAACACCATCGGGGCCAAGGCCAACGATCTGGAGATCTCCCGATCGGTGATCGCCATCAAAGGGGAACTGGAAAGCCTGCGAGAGCAGGTGCAGAACGTGGAGTAG
- a CDS encoding NFACT family protein encodes MAAEPFIPPTFDSLVLAAVAREIGQRLGGARVSGVLQPDAATVGLRLRTRGGTAGLICSIHPRWARCVIASLPDGRSHQAFALQLRARLAGARLRAVAVEPFERVLVLTWETLEGDLRLILELMGRHSNLLLVQEERIAGALKTVTPAMSRVRPVAAGQPYVRPPRDRPTPAEVDPAALRRWLAEGRPLTETLVSRLLGLSRPLAAHLALAAGLPPQQPAPPQAAEVLLGRLLDLADLALTGAFSPVWYADGTGRPVAYAAIPLLTYRELTPHPVGSMSAAVVRVVEEQARAAVLGEHRRALLGRIADRLGRTERAAAQVESHLTEAAEADRWRRFGQLLLAYASTVPPGATAVTVPDFDGKPVTIPLDPQRSPVANAQACFRRHARDAASRRILPERLAALRQERAYLEQMRTLAELATTQEEIRTLAHELEEAGVLRQPADRRKRSAERALPRTFITATGLRILVGRSGRENDYVTFTLARADDLWLHARGMPGAHVVLKTHGRTPSPADVETAAEVAAYFSQGRDAARVPVDVVLRRHVRKMKGARPGMVTYRQEQTLMVAPRLPQPAAVSAGQQEGPGA; translated from the coding sequence ATGGCAGCGGAGCCGTTCATCCCTCCGACGTTCGACAGCCTGGTACTGGCCGCGGTGGCGCGGGAGATCGGGCAGCGCCTGGGCGGGGCCCGCGTCAGCGGCGTGCTGCAACCCGATGCGGCAACCGTCGGCCTGCGCCTGCGCACGCGCGGGGGGACCGCGGGGCTTATCTGCTCCATCCACCCGCGGTGGGCCCGCTGCGTGATCGCCTCTCTCCCCGATGGCCGCTCCCACCAGGCGTTCGCGTTGCAGCTCCGCGCCCGGCTGGCAGGGGCGCGGCTGCGTGCCGTTGCGGTGGAGCCCTTCGAGCGGGTCCTCGTGCTCACGTGGGAGACGCTGGAAGGCGACCTCCGGCTGATCCTGGAGCTGATGGGCCGGCACTCCAACCTGCTTCTGGTCCAGGAGGAGCGCATCGCCGGCGCTCTGAAGACGGTCACACCGGCGATGAGCCGGGTGCGGCCGGTCGCCGCCGGCCAGCCCTACGTCCGTCCGCCGCGGGACCGCCCCACCCCTGCGGAAGTGGACCCGGCGGCGTTGCGCCGGTGGCTGGCGGAAGGCCGGCCGCTGACCGAGACGCTGGTGTCGCGCCTACTTGGCCTCAGCCGGCCGCTGGCCGCACACCTGGCCCTGGCCGCGGGACTGCCGCCGCAACAGCCCGCGCCTCCGCAGGCAGCCGAGGTGCTCTTGGGCAGACTGCTCGACCTGGCGGATCTCGCCCTGACCGGGGCCTTCTCCCCCGTCTGGTACGCGGACGGCACCGGCCGCCCGGTGGCCTACGCTGCGATTCCTCTGCTCACCTACCGGGAGCTCACCCCGCATCCCGTCGGCTCCATGAGCGCGGCGGTGGTGCGGGTGGTTGAGGAGCAGGCACGCGCTGCGGTGCTGGGTGAGCACCGGCGGGCGCTGCTGGGCCGCATCGCCGACCGCCTGGGCCGGACGGAACGCGCCGCTGCCCAGGTGGAATCGCACCTGACCGAAGCGGCGGAGGCGGACCGCTGGCGTCGCTTCGGCCAGCTCCTGCTGGCCTACGCCTCGACCGTTCCGCCCGGCGCCACCGCGGTCACCGTCCCCGACTTCGACGGGAAGCCGGTCACGATCCCGCTCGACCCGCAGCGCAGCCCGGTCGCCAACGCGCAGGCCTGCTTCAGGCGCCATGCCAGGGATGCCGCCAGCCGCCGGATCCTTCCGGAGCGTCTGGCCGCCCTGCGGCAGGAGCGCGCCTACCTGGAGCAGATGCGCACCCTCGCTGAGCTGGCCACGACTCAGGAGGAGATACGCACGCTTGCGCACGAACTGGAGGAGGCAGGAGTCCTGCGGCAGCCCGCCGACCGGCGAAAGCGTTCGGCGGAGAGGGCGTTGCCGCGGACTTTCATCACTGCCACGGGGCTGCGCATCCTGGTCGGGCGCAGCGGCCGGGAGAACGACTACGTGACCTTTACTCTGGCTCGGGCCGACGACCTGTGGTTGCACGCGCGCGGGATGCCCGGCGCGCACGTGGTCCTGAAGACCCACGGGCGGACCCCCAGCCCGGCCGACGTGGAGACGGCGGCCGAGGTGGCGGCGTACTTCAGCCAGGGGCGGGATGCCGCCAGGGTGCCCGTCGACGTGGTCCTGAGGCGTCACGTACGCAAGATGAAAGGAGCGAGACCGGGGATGGTGACCTACCGGCAGGAGCAGACCCTCATGGTGGCCCCGAGGCTCCCGCAGCCCGCGGCAGTCAGTGCCGGGCAACAGGAAGGACCGGGAGCGTGA